The Lates calcarifer isolate ASB-BC8 linkage group LG18, TLL_Latcal_v3, whole genome shotgun sequence region GTTGGAAGGATGGCAGAgtataaagatttaaaatgcaGTTGTCTTCTAATTGTTGTTGCTCTTAGTATGACTAAGTAAGACTTTTTTGTATAAACTGTTGTTATACTGAATGACATTTCAGTGGTTGTCTTCtgtaaattgaaaaaatgtatgATTGATTGAGTCACTATATTTTGCCCAGAAATTAttaaaactactactactactactttaaaattattttaaagcttGGGGGGGGGGTACATCTCATTTCTGCAGCACTATATTCAATGCAAGTGAGTGGGTGTGTTGATGACTTTCTTTCCTGCAGCACTGAGCAAGCCAGGACAAGTCAAGTCTGGTTATgtctattttatttctatagctTCAAATCAAAACAAGTTATCTCATGGCACGTTTCATAAAGAGCAAGTCTAGACAGTGCTCttcaaaatattatttacagagacctaGTAATTCCAATAATTCTCCTGCACACTCTAGCTGCAGGTGCCACCCAAGGCCTAAACCAAATGGAATATTGCCTGTAGGTGGCTTCTTGTTGCAATGACAACAGCTGCAAATAAATGCAGGCTTGTGACAAATCATCAACAGtcataaaattaatttatttgactTAGTGTGCACAAGTGAGTCTTAGTCTGGTTGATGCTAATGCTACCATAGACTGTTGTTTCCTTCTAGACTGACTGGAAAATAAATTTGGcatctctggcctggccctcaACTGGTTGGAAGAACTCATGataaaatctaataataataatgagtcaTGATAATACCATATCAAAGGGCCCGTGCTGGACTTGAACCCAGGCTGCTGTGGGAAGGACTCAGCCCTAATGCATGATACGTGCTCCACCAGGTGAACAAGCTAAGGTCGTTAGTTATGCTCCTTGGCCTTGGCAGTTACActtgtgtgacagtgtgtgaaacaCTTGGCTAGCTACCTGGACATACTTacagtggctgctgctgttactgcagATAAATCTGaactttaattaatttaatctaCCCCTTACATTTTTGCTCTTGTGtacactgcaaaacaaataatGACTAGTAATATCAGTATTACATCTACTGTTCATATACTTCCAGAAAACACTCTAAATGAAGGCTCCCTTTATGCTATTAGCAAACAATGGGTAAAAGCAGCAGTTCTGGAAAGAGCCGGGCGGCTGTGGCTCTGGAGGTAGAGCGTCGCCACCAACCAGAAGGCTGGTGGTtcaatccctggctcctccagtccgcatgccaaagtatccttgggcacAATGCTGAACCGACATaggtatgtgaatgtgtttaaaaaagcACTGTGTATATAAGTGCCATGTGAATGTGATGTAATGTGAAGTGCCTTGActggttgatatgactagaaaagtgctatataagtacagtcgATAGTCTTATATTTTCCACTTAACAGCAGCATTACACAGTGAATTTCAAAATGAACTTTATTCACCATTGTGTTGCATTGCTAGCTGAAGACATACTGTTTATTGAGGGGACAGCTCTCACTTTTTTCACAAAGTGCGAGAAAGAAACCAGTTGCTCTTCTAGCCCTTGCTGCGTTCACTGACAATGTGGGACAAATAGAAAACTAATTTCACAACGTCTTCACATAAGTGATGCATAAAAAAATCTAGCTGGTTTATAATATAGTGTTTTAACATATAGTCTTCCTCTGTCTGACAAATACAATGTCAAAAATATATCAGATagtcctttttttccctcttttgttaaaaatatttacaaaaaaagtcaaattgaAGTCAAATGGAGGAGAGTGAAAGTCTCAAGTGAGGATGTGGGAACAGACAGCTGCAAGGACATGATGTAaacaaccagagagagagagagagagagagagagagagagtgtgtgacagagatgaaaaaccAAATGGCTCAACATAGCTTGATATAGTGACAGATAATACTGTGTTTTACATTGGTACAGATGCATTTGTCTGTACATGCCTTTTTTTGAATGGCATGAAAAATAAGACTTTCATATCTCATCTTTTAAGATCTCAAAAATCCCTGGTCTGAGCCAAAGTTCGGACTAGAAATAAAGATGAACCATGTATAGCATTAATTTGAAATGCACCTGAGACAGTCAGTCCATCACAGTTAACTATTTCTTTTATCCTATGGTAATGCTAATCAGTCTAAAAGTGTGGTTGTGTGCCGACTTTCGTTTGGCTGTTAGTCAGTCCTCATAAAAACTGTATCAATAAGTCATAATAACACAATGTCAACAATCCCTTTTGTCACTGCCACCAGTTTAATGACTGTGAAAATTCACTTGTTTTGATATTAGTTtgacaaaatcattttaaaggcGCCTTTTTTTTGCCAACCTGTTTTTACTGCTACTCTTGCTTCAGTGATGACGACGTCTTCTCCACTGTGACGTCACTGTTttgtgtggttacaggtgcagGAGCAAAGACCTGAAACTTTCAACCAGAGAAGGCATTAAAACACAACCTGGTGTTAACTCTTTAGGCGCCGCAgttatttttagaaaatattcaattttgaCATCAAGAATTCTAAAGCCTGTAGCTTGGAAGCGGTTAGAGATAAAGGCATActgtaaatgagaaaaatactgaatatgaCCCAAAGCTTATGATGGGAGTAAATTTACTCATCTAATACTCATCACTGAGCAGATGTCTAGACATTTTGCGTGCTTTCTCTGTAATTTCTCTGTATCACTGACTATGAGCGCATGATGAGGGCATCTTTCAAACTCGATTTCCTCGTACACTTTGTATAGGCACGTGCCCTGAGATGGTGTTAGGATTGAAGCAGCACATGTCCGCAATCTAGCGGTGGAAAGTGGTTATAAGATTTGGCACTCTATCTGGAGCTATGGTCTGTTACTTTCAGTTTCGATGCTTGTTGCAGTTTTGCGAATATGGCGCTTGAAGGGTTAAGTTACTCAAGGTCAGCCTACTGACTCTTTCACAAACTTTTGATCACATCTAACAGTGAACCAATGATGGAGTTGaaagctgtggaaaaaaagcTACCTCTGCACCATGAGCTAAGACTATTTTGATAACAGCTTTTATGTGGATTATGGATTCAGCTGTATCCTTCACCCTGTTTTCCCATCATAGATGATCAATTCCAAGAACCATGTCTGTTTTCTACTACGATATACAACAGCCCTCTCTTTTTAAACAAAGAGAGATTAAAGGAATGGTGAAGGCAGCATCATTGGAGACTGAGAGAGGAATGACTTTATCAgattttttcaaattttgtaAATCATTGTTTGACATGATCGATAACGATGGGAAAATGGACTTAAGGTAGGAAATTTGTGAGCGTGttttaacataaaacacaccTTTATGGAACTGAAACCTTGAACATAAGGTCAGAACCAGCTCAGGCTTCTATCAGGTGAAGCAGTGTCAATCTCAGggttttatgtatatatatatatatccaggCGGGTAAAAACCACATTCCCCCCTTGGCCATGATGTGAATTTCACGCAGCCAGCCAGGAAAAGACAGGCACGATGTCCAAACTGTGGCCGAGGTACGACCACACCATCCTATCACACGTACAGTACACActcacgcacaaacacacactgtccagAAGCAATGCTGAATGAAGCTGGGTTTCCAAGTGAAGCAGACAGATGAGTCCCTTTCTGTTCAGAGTTCAGAGTTGAGAGTCAGAGTTTGTTGGGAGCCTTCTGGGCCTCAGTACTCCACAGTCACTGCTTTGGTCTTGAGGTATTCCATGAGAGCGTCCTCCCCTGTGGACGAGCACAAACCCGCGTTAGTCAAATAATAATGCTCAAAGCGTGTCGCATCGCTGAACCTGTCTTCAAATCATTTCACAGAGTGGTGTCTCAACTCACCGAGGTCTTTGCCGAACCCAGACTGCTTGAAGCCTCCAAAAGGCGAAGCCACGTCGGTCTTGTTGTAGGTGTTGACAAATACCGTTCCGGCCTCCAGTCGCTCGCTCACATACATGGCCTTGTTGATGTCGCGGGTGAACACACCGGAAGCCAGGCCGTACTCGGTGTCGTTGGCTCTCTGCAGCACGCCGTCCACATCGCTGCGGTTTGGATGAAGACAGAGAATACTGGTTAGTGGCTCAGACTGTCAGACTGTACAACAGCCCTGCAGCAAGTTCAGTTTCAGTCAAACACatcgatcagccacaacattaaaccactgacaggtgaagtggaATAACATGaatctctttacaatacaaagttctgctgggGAAACTTGGGGCCccacattcatctggatgttactttgatacatgtCACCCAGTTTAACATTGCTGTAAACCAAGGACACCCCCCATGGCAAATGGGgactaaataatatttaaaaaatagacctaataataaataattaaataaccTAAAAGCCCAAGATGCATTTTTCATGACTCACCCATCTTTGAATTTGGACACCACCATAACTGGGCCAAAGGACTCCTCTTTGGCGATGAACATGTGATCCTCCACATCAGTGAACACAGTGGGCTCCATGAAGAAACCTGAGGGAAAATGACCATACAGATGTTTAGCTAATGCTAAAGCTTCTACAGAATGCAGTAGACTGAAGAGAGGCCAAAGCAGCTCCTCTATGTCAAATACTAAAGTAAAACATTGTCAATCCACAGGAGgaatgaatgcaaatgaatCAGGTGTAATTTGGATACAGACACAGAAGTGCTCAGTACTAACAGGTCTGGATTTCAGTGCAAAATCCCTGAAGTTACCACTggtaataaatagaaataattttGGGTTACTACCTTAAATTATTGGTGAATTGGGCTTTCTGCTACTGTCTGTGTTAACTGTCCTTTGTTAAGATACACTGTGTAGTTTGGGGGGAGTGAAAAAGCTGTAGGGTGtattttcatcactgcagaACACAGCCTCCCCAGAGGAACAGTAAGCTGGGTGCTAAGGCAGGAGGGCACAGAAAACACCACTTCACTGTCGTAGTTTAACAGATTGTGGCCATAAAAATTATTACTACTGCTACTTTTTCCATCGCTACCCAAGCTCATTTTAGAATTGATTTAGTGCTAACTATCTTTCTAACTCTCCTATGTCTCATATCATTCTaaaattaacatgttatttttgGATGTTAAAACcagacaccaaaaaaaaaaaccttcaaataCATCAAATTAATCACGCACCCTCCTATTCAATCAATCAGTTCTCACATTCTCTAACATTCTGTAACTTGAACATCAAGGATGTTCTTCTCTATCCCTGCCACccgtgttgtgtgtgtaaatctgaGAATGACTCCCAGAGGCTCGGTGTGTTTGTTCTAACCTGGcctgtccacctgtctgccTCCGTACACCAGCGTGGCCCCCTCCTTCACTCCGACCTCGCAGTACTCCAGCAGCTTGTCCAGGTGGGCTTTGTGGTTCTGAGGGCCGTGGTCTGTGGAGCGATCCAGAGGGTCTCCGATCTTCATCTTCTTGATCTCCTCCACCTTAGAGCAACAGGGTGGAGAAATAGCTGTTAATGTTTCTTCAGCTTAAACTGACACTATTaaattgcattatgggaagtgtagtattcagtgtttttggagcttgagAGTAAAAGTCGCTGCAGTATTATATGGAACTACCCTCAACTGTATGTGCTCCATTATTCCTAGGGGTGGTAGGGTGGTGTCTCACTCACCACTCGGCTGATGTACTCATCATGTATCGACTCCTCCACAAACAGACGTCCAGCAGCAATGCAGTTCTCACCTTTGTTGAAATACACCGAGCTCATACCCTGTggagcagcagacacacacacacacacacatacacacacacacacacacacagtttgtgcCAGTCCAGAGCTCACTGATAGACTCACTGAAATACACTGTACATGTATTGGTGTCCTTGAGGATATCCATGAACCTACGTTGCATACCTGACACTGCAACTCAATCTCATTAGAATCTAATGTTGGACTTAAAGAGCAGGAAATAAAGGGAGGGTTTATGTTATAGTTATATATGGATGCTGCACATGGCACATGCCCCAGTAAAAGGGGTCTGGCGATGCTCATGGTGGTGATCTTAGTGACTGGGAACCTGTTGTCAGAGAATAACCTCATGACTCACTTAACTAATCTAAATCGTCTGGATTGTCTTTGTCTGGAGGCAatcacagctgacactgggtcAGATTCAGAGTACGccctggacaggttgccagtctatcacagttCAAAATGCTTGTTAAAGATGTTAAACgtaacattttcttcttttgtctgtaaaatgaagGCACATATGTATTTTTGATGGCCCTGCACTGATCTGTGCATGCATCAGTGTGGTTAAGACTGAATCCCCTAGTACTAAAACATATATTTGTTAAGGAATGTCTGACCATGACAAAGCTTTCAGTCACCAGTAAGGACACTAAGGGCTGcaacaaacaattattttcatgtcGATTATTTTCGTGATTAAATAAGTAATTTGTAAAATCTTGAGAAAAACAGTAAATccttacatttgagaagctgtaacaataaaatgtttggCTCACACATTTTCCGTCAATACTACAACAATACTCCAGCGTGCTCCCTCCAGCCCTTCccctctccctgtgtctgtgcgAGCTGAGCTCTCTCACCATGCGAACAGCCTTGTCCATGTCACAGTCACTGAATATGATGAGAGGCGACTTCCCTCCCAGCTCCAGAGAAACCTTCTTCAGGTTACTGAGCGCACAGCTGCAACAGGAAGTCGCAGACAAACAGCGTTAAGTATCCAGTTATCTGACAGTCGTCTATGAGCGGTGAGTTTTCCTGGGTCATACCTCTTCATGATCTGTTTGCCAATAGGTGTGGAGCCGGTGAAGCCCAGCTTGCGGATGTCTGGGTGGTCAGAGAGACGCTGTCCCACCATGCCACCTGGAGGAGAGTGTATGGGACTGATTAGGAAGGTTTTTAAAGACACCTCACAAACATATAGTTTCATTAAGAAGCAATTTCCCAAAtgagggtgggggggttcaCCAGCAGATTCACATACATGTGGTGAGTATTTGTGAGCATTCATGGTACAGTGTGGTTCACTGAGGTCAGTGGATGGACATCAATAGGGCTCTacggcacagaggaataaaatacTGTAGCATGCTGGGGAGGGGCCAGGAGAGCGTAgttcccagcatgctttgcaGGTCAGCGCTACAACAATAAGTAACTGTAAAAAGGTGAAGAAATCTGTTAaaattaacatgttaaaaaatgttaatccCCTGTTCTGTTTTAGTTAGGCATTTATGTTtcctttgtgttgtgttagcGTGGCTTTTGGTTTAGTTAGAGCATGTTGCACCTTTACTGAGGGTAGTGAGAAGTGTTAGTGTGTACATGTATTTGTGCTaagttcaaataaaaaacacccTCTATTCACTCTGCTACCTCTTCGCCTGCTTTAACCCaagcttatatatatatactttattACATATATCAGACTgtagacacatacacaatcacacagTAGTTGTCAGTAGAAGAcatctgctgttatttttggtcttttcaagggatttgctggaaaaaaaagaggaatatAACCAGATTTATCTTTAATAATGTGGATTTTAAAGACTTTCCAGACCTGTATCTGcttcagtgtctgttttttcacGCAGAGTTTAATCTCTGTGggattgactgactgatgatgAGGGATGGGTGAGTTACAATTACAATACCAACACTGATACTGATCATTGCTTAAATTTGactgttatttttcaaaataacgGTAACAAAGAAGATAATCACACTTAATATAAAACTCAATAATACATACTTTTAATCAAATGTATTATAAAAGCAAATAAGATTATAATTAAATAAACTTGTTTTTGCTGGTAAatagaatgtgtgtgtgtgtgtgtgtgtgtgtgtgtgtgtgtgtgttggacagagGGTAGTGCAGGAGATTTGGAGGTGTGGGCATcctcttgttgttgttaaaCCTTCTTATGACTTTCAGTGTGTGCTGTCCAGGAGTTACTCGTGTCGCTGCCCCTCGCTGTATTCTAATCTACAGGTGAAGTTGCTCCAAATCGCGCTGCGTTTCCTCTCTACAGTTCACCACCTCTCATGCCTGATGCAAAAGTGTGAAAGCGGCTGTAACACTCGGGTCTCACAGTCATGTGACACAGGCtgttttcagcacacacactatATGAAAGCACTGAAAACTTTTGGTAGTGATGCAGCCACTTATGTTTTTATATCTAATTTTACTATTGATATTTTTCATATAGGAATCGATGAGTAGCTTGTGAATATCAAAGCATCGATCCTACAGCACTTTTTTTATTAACAAGCATAAAAGTTGGGAATCACTGGCTTTGAGTAACTGAGTCTGATTTTCTTTCGACTGTTGTTGTATTTACTTCTTGTGATTTCTAATGTTTCCTTGATCTCATGACATTACGAGCAAAATAGCTGTTATGGTAAgagactttgtttttttataataTGTAGATACTGGATTTGTGTTTATTACCTGAGCCTGGCAAAATGTTGATGACTCCTTTTGGAATGCCAGCTTTCACCGACAGCTCAGCAAACTTCAGCGCTGTCAGCGGAGTGACCTGTAAACATTAGAAAAAGATATAAAACACTCAAACTAGGCTGGTTCAGGATCTGTTTGACAGGATGGAATTAAAGGAGACACAGGATGACGAGGGAAGCTGCATCATTTAATCCTTTCATGGCGACGCTATCTGGTGTTAAGATGTTTCATGTCTATGTGAGGCCTGCATTGTGCGGTGCGTgtgctgcgtgtgtgtatatatggtGCACTCACCTGCGCAGGTTTAAGCACAAGTGTATTTCCAGCCGCGAGGCAGGCGGCACTCTTCCACGCCAACATCATGAGAGGGTAGTTCCAGGGGATGACAATGgcacacacactgccacagacaaaacacactcaGCTCTATactcagtaacacacacaacTTACTGGATGTAAATGCATGGCATCAAAACATGGGTTTACCCCAGAGGCTCCTTCTTAGTGAAGGTCAGATTGCGGTTGGGCCTGGCCTGGTTGATGGGGATCGTCTTGCCCTGCAACCAACAACAGAGTGTGCACACAGTATTAAAATCATTGATGATTACAATACACACAAATTGTTCTTTATAAAGCTACAGTTCGTGTGCCGGCTCATTAACCTACCTGGATCTTGTCACACCATCCAGCGAAGTAGCGGAATGTCTGGATGGACATGCCTACGTGGGTCTTGAGGGCCAACGTGTACACCGCCCCTGAATCGATGGACTCAATGGTGGCCAACTCCTCTTGGTGTTCCTCCATCAGGTCTGCAAGCCTTGAGGGACAAGGTCAGAGGAGAAGTAGCTTTGGTTCGTGtacctgtctctttctcttcacgCAATATCTCTGCCTCACAGTCGATCACCTTGGTGATCATGTAACCCCACTTCAGTCCTCTTGGTGGAGTTACTCACCTATAAAGCAGACTTCCTCTGTCTCTAGGGTTCATTCTGCCCCAGGGGCCAATCTCATAAGCTTCCTTAGCAGCTGCCACCGCCCGGTCCACGTCCCCCACTGAGGCGTAGGACACTTTACAGATCACCTGGGTGAAGAACGAgatggtcacacacacacacacgtctatATGTACATCAAACTACTCTTcacatgtgtgtatgcacgGCTTCTATGTGATTAAGTTAAAATCACTCACAGATCCATCAGTAGGATTGATGGTATCGTAGCTCTTGCCATTTTCTGCATCCTCAAACTTGCCGTTGATAAAGCACTGGTATGGCATTTTCACTGTCATGTTGTTCACTTCTTTGGTCGCCTGGGTATGACACAgaatgtcatttttaatataatatgGTCACTTACTTAGGACTAAATGAGGGTGAATTTGCAGGCTCAGACTCACATAGTCGACgaccagctcctcctcctggtcctctcctctcagcttgCGGACGAACATCTGGATGAAATCCTGGAAGGTGGTGGCCATGTACACGTCCTCATTCTGTAGCTGCACACCGGCACATTTCTgtttcacctcctccaccagcctggacacaaacaaaccaacacttCACCACTGCTTCTTACATAACAGCACCTACACAGTAGTTTCTCTAGGATCATCATGTTGTGGGACTCATCAATCACGTAAGCTTTGATATATGTGACCACTTGTGGCATTATTCATGTATAAAATCCCTTCTTCTAatcttattgttttttgttattggAATTATGTTGTTGTGTGCTGTCAGCTCAACAGTCATACGGCACCAGACGTTAATGTGTGGTTATCACAGACACTGGTGAAAACTAGGTCTCACACTTGGTTGCAATAATTTCATTTACAAGGTCCTTCCAACttcatacaataaaaaaaaaacagcttttagaATAGTTATACAAAGGATGTGTTATTGCCATTTGGCTGAATTTCAAAAGATGGATATCTACTAACTGCACAGAACATCTGTCCAGACAATGATATCTGCTCACATACAGTGAGAAATCCTCTTGCTATTttaccaaacaaaaaaacactaattaTCAAGCACTATTTTATCTTAGACAGCATGATTACAAATAAATGGGAATCGATTAAAACTGTGTCAAAAATGCATATGTAAAATCTGACTTCAGCTCAGTGATTTGGGATTTGCTTGACCTAATACTTGAAACCACTGATTTCAGACTTGCATTCAAATATATGATGTGTGCAATGAGGACCTGCCATCTGTGGTCTAAAATAACAGATGAATCATTTGTGTCTGCCTCCCTCACCTCACCACATCCATGGAGGCAGCTCCGGACTTGAAGAAGTCTGTGGTGTCCTCAATGGCTGGGACGTTGCTGAGGATGCCCTTCCAGATgctctgttattattttttttaaaagaacacaTTGAGCATTAAACTACACTGAAAGCCAAATATCAGATTAAAAAGCTAATACAGTGGTTTACTTGCCCTGATCTCCTCCGCCATCTTCTTCTCATCATCAGTCAGGTCCAAGCTGGTGCTTTCTCCAGAGGAGAAGTACTTAGAGGCAGGGATCATCTTCCCATCTTCAAACTGCAGGTTCTTCACCAGGAGCTGTGACGGGTGAAGAATGCAGAACGGATAAAGTACAGTGACAGGACAAGAAGAGACGGGCAACTCCCACTGTATTTGCATTAAGCCCCAGTTATGTTTGACTAACAGAGCAGCATTGAAACCTTCAGTAAAGCCAGCAGAGGCATTGCCACACTGGTCCAGCTTTGGTCTTGTTTGCACTGAATATTTGTTTAGTAGTACAACAAACCACAGATACACTCACTGCTTTCCCATCAGCTCCATACAGGACGAGCCCATTCTTGGTGACCAGGCCAGGCTGGGATGCCCCATCGATCTCCAGGGGCTGACCAGCTGGTACCTGCCCCGCTAACATGGATGATCCGTACAGGGTCACAGACTGAGGAAGAACACATTAGCATCAGATATTATGTATAAATGCATTTAGACCTCTTTCTCTACTTTCATTATTCTGCACTGTCAAATTTGAACAGGATGCCAAACTATCTATCACCTtagatttaagactttttaagagACTTACCACATCTATATATCTTTTAAAATGCCACTCATATGGAAAATAAAgtgatattttttattaatgagAGTAGGAAATTACCTACTGATAGCACACCAACAAACAGCAATGCACATTTAAGACACTGAAACTACAAACTTTTATTCAAGActattttaaaatctaaaaaaaaatgtctgatgtTTTAAGAATGTTCCAGGACATGCTGACAATATGTTTAAGGTTCCTGAACAGCCTCAACCATCAGTCTGACCTCGCATAGACACCTAGTGTGTGCACTTCCAGTGCAGTTCCAGGAAACGCACCTGACCATCAATGACAGTCCAGGCACCAGGAACTTTGTCATGGCCACGGATCCAGTTGTGGATGGCCTCAGCTGGTTGGGCCAGGTTGACCTAGGGGGACAGAAAGAAGCCGGAGTCAACACACCGATTCATTTTAAGACCAGGTTAGCTAAAATTCTGAGAATGAGAGGGAAGTCCAACAGCTGGCTGCCACTAGCCGAGCGACAcgtggaggaggaaaaaaacgaCGATGGAAAATAATCCTCTGCACTAAGAATAGCACTTATGGACTCACAGCCAGCAAAGTGGCTGCAAGTGACAAACCAGAGAGCAGCTACGATCAGCCCCACCTCGGTTTTCTCCTTGTAAGATAAACACCCCTCATTGGTTCGCTTGATACATTTTTGGCTCTGAGCAACATGCTGGGGGGACAGTAAATTTCCATGCTGTTAACTGAATGAAGGTGGTGTTGCACTGAACAGCTGTCCAACTGCTTGAGGTAGCAGAAAACTAGCTGtgtatttctctatttttggAACACATCCCTGTGTTTCActcagacagtgacagtgaatcaCCCTCACTGACAGCCAAGAAGGTGGTTCAGAGCAGAATGGGCCGTCGTAAGCATGCTATCAAACTGAGAACAGGATTTCTAGTATAATACAATTACTGTATTAGTAACTGAAATAGCTACAGTATTACCATAAAACTACACTTTCTCAAGACAGGGTTAgccaaaaatgactgaaaaccaCTGCATCTCTCAACAACATATGAGCACCAAAGCCTCCCttgtcctctcctttcaccCAGACTCTCTGCTCTGGACCATCAATCGTCTCCTCACTCCAGATGTTTTGGATCCAGATCTTTTGTCCTTCAAGAGTCCCAGCCACCtccttgtctctttctgtttttagacATGTGAGTGATGTGCTTGGGTTTGCCTGCCGTCCAGGTCTTCGTGGCAGGGCTGTGTGTCTCAGGTCTGTTTGGCTGCACCTAGACTTGACCTGACCTTGAGACCTTTACATCTGAATTTGGTTTGTACTTTAGTGGTGCATATTACCACACACGCCAAAAgcttaaatgaatgaaatggaGTCACAGCATAGTCATATGACATGATAAAGTATCTGTTTTGAAATGAGAGCTCTCACCTTGGCATTGGACTTCTTCTGAATGCCCTTCATAGCTGgctccttcctctgtctgtggaaCCCGAGGGGCCTTTCCATCAGCGATGAGCTGCAC contains the following coding sequences:
- the aldh1l2 gene encoding LOW QUALITY PROTEIN: mitochondrial 10-formyltetrahydrofolate dehydrogenase (The sequence of the model RefSeq protein was modified relative to this genomic sequence to represent the inferred CDS: deleted 1 base in 1 codon), producing MLWTASQVLRRFSTSSHYYQNKLKLAIIGQSLFGQEVYSNLRKQGHRVVGVFTVPDKDGKADPLAVAAEKDGTPVFKFPRWRVKGNPIPEVVDAYKAVGAELNVMPFCSQFIPMNIIDHPKHGSIIYHPSILPLHRGASAINWTLIHGDKKAGFTVFWADDGLDTGPILLQRECAVEPNDTVDTLYNRFLFPEGIKAMVESVQLIADGKAPRVPQTEEGASYEGIQKKSNAKVNLAQPAEAIHNWIRGHDKVPGAWTVIDGQSVTLYGSSMLAGQVPAGQPLEIDGASQPGLVTKNGLVLYGADGKALLVKNLQFEDGKMIPASKYFSSGESTSLDLTDDEKKMAEEIRSIWKGILSNVPAIEDTTDFFKSGAASMDVVRLVEEVKQKCAGVQLQNEDVYMATTFQDFIQMFVRKLRGEDQEEELVVDYATKEVNNMTVKMPYQCFINGKFEDAENGKSYDTINPTDGSVICKVSYASVGDVDRAVAAAKEAYEIGPWGRMNPRDRGSLLYRLADLMEEHQEELATIESIDSGAVYTLALKTHVGMSIQTFRYFAGWCDKIQGKTIPINQARPNRNLTFTKKEPLGVCAIVIPWNYPLMMLAWKSAACLAAGNTLVLKPAQVTPLTALKFAELSVKAGIPKGVINILPGSGGMVGQRLSDHPDIRKLGFTGSTPIGKQIMKSCALSNLKKVSLELGGKSPLIIFSDCDMDKAVRMGMSSVYFNKGENCIAAGRLFVEESIHDEYISRVVEEIKKMKIGDPLDRSTDHGPQNHKAHLDKLLEYCEVGVKEGATLVYGGRQVDRPGFFMEPTVFTDVEDHMFIAKEESFGPVMVVSKFKDGDVDGVLQRANDTEYGLASGVFTRDINKAMYVSERLEAGTVFVNTYNKTDVASPFGGFKQSGFGKDLGEDALMEYLKTKAVTVEY